A stretch of DNA from Marinobacter sp. ANT_B65:
TGGAAGGTAAAGATGATAACGAAATGGGCACTACGGCTGTCAAGAAGCTGGTAGAAGCTCTGGATTCGTATATCCCTGAGCCTGAGCGTGCGATTGACCTGCCGTTCCTGATGCCGATTGAGGATGTATTCTCTATTTCGGGTCGTGGTACTGTTGTTACCGGTCGTGTAGAGCGCGGTATCGTCAAGGTTGGTGAAGAAGTTGAGATTGTTGGTATCAAGGATACCGTCAAGACTGTCTGCACCGGTGTTGAGATGTTCCGCAAGCTGCTTGACGAAGGTCGTGCTGGTGAGAACGTGGGTGTACTGCTTCGTGGTACCAAGCGTGATGATGTTGAGCGTGGTCAGGTTCTGTGTAAGCCAGGTTCTATCAAGCCGCACACCAAGTTCGAATGCGAAGTATACGTACTGAGCAAAGATGAAGGCGGTCGTCATACTCCGTTCTTCAANGGCTATCGTCCGCAGTTCTACTTCCGTACGACTGACGTAACCGGTTCCTGTGAATTGCCGGAAGGCGTGGAAATGGTTATGCCTGGCGATAACGTGAAGATGGAAGTGACGCTGATCGCTCCGATCGCCATGGAAGATGGTCTGCGCTTCGCGATTCGCGAAGGCGGCCGTACCGTTGGTGCAGGCGTGGTAGCAAAGATTATCGAGTAAAGTGCTCGATTGAAAGTGCACTGAGTAGTTTCGGTGCAGGCCAGTAGCTCAATTGGCAGAGCAGCGGTCTCCAAAACCGCAGGTTGGGGGTTCGATTCCCTCCTGGCCTGCCATTTTTTTAACATCCGGATACATAAGTTGATTCCCATGGAGTCAAAAGCCGTTCAGTCAAACAGTCGTTTCGACGTAGTGAAGTGGCTGGTTGTTTTTGTGCTGATTGCCGTAGGTGTTGTAGGTAATCAGTATTTCAGCGCCGAATCTCTGCTGTATCGGGTTCTGGCTCTTGTTGGTCTAGCTATCGTGGCAGTTTTTGTCGCTTTGCAGACCGCGCGTGGGCAGCGTTTTGCGACGTTGCTTAAAGAGGCTCGCGTTGAGATCCGGAAGGTGGTGTGGCCCACCAGGCCAGAACTGGTTCAGACTACAGTTATTGTCGTAGTTTTTGTGCTGGTTGTGTCCCTGTTGTTGTGGGGTATGGATTCGATAATCAGTTTGCTGGTCGCCGGATTTATCGGCTAACAGGAGTGGGCAATGGCTAAGCGCTGGTACGTAGTTCATGCATATTCCGGCTTCGAAAAGCACGTGATGCGCACTCTGATGGAGCGCATTGCTCTGGAAGGCATGGAGGACAGGTTCGGCGAGATCCTTGTTCCTACCGAAGAAGTTGTTGAGATGCGTGACGGGAAAAAGCGCAAGAGTGAGCGCAAGTTTTATCCTGGATACGTGCTTGTCCAAATGGAAATGGACGATGGTACCTGGCACCTTGTAAAAAATACGCCACGAGTACTTGGTTTTATCGGTGGGACTAAAGATAAGCCTGCACCAATCACTGAGCGCGAGGCAGAAGCTATTTTGCGTCGGGTAGAGAGTGGTGTAGACAAGCCTAAGCCCAAGACGTTGTTTGAGCCAGGCGAAGTTGTTCGCGTTGTTGAGGGTCCGTTTGCGGACTTCAATGGTGTGGTAGAAGAAGTTGACTACGATAAGAGTCGGGTCAAGGTCGCTGTTCTGATTTTCGGTCGTTCCACTCCGGTAGAACTGGAGTTTGGTCAGGTCGAAAAAGACTGACTGGTGGTTTTAACCAGAATGCTCGCGCGCTCAGGTGTCGCGGGCTTTTTGTGTCTGCAACGGGGAGCTGTAAAGCGTTTGAACCCATAGGAGTATTATCATGGCTAAAAAGATAGAAGCGTATATCAAGCTTCAGGTTGCTGCCGGTAAGGCCAACCCGAGTCCCCCTGTTGGTCCTGCCCTGGGTCAGCGCGGCGTTAATATCATGGAGTTCTGTAAGGCGTTTAACGCTCAGACTCAGGATATGGAAGCAGGTCTGCCTATTCCGACTGTTATTACTGTATACAGTGACCGTAGCTTCACTTTTATTACCAAAACCCCTCCCGCACCAGTTCTTCTGAAGAAGGCTGCCGGCGTGAAAAGCGGTTCTGGTCGTCCGAATACAGAAAAAGTTGGCAAGGTTACTCGCGAACAGCTTGAAGAAATTGCCAAAACTAAAGAGCCGGACCTGACTGCTGCCGATATGGATGCGGCTGTTCGTACCATTGCTGGAACTGCCCGCAGCATGGGCCTTACCGTGGAGGGCGTGTAACATGTCCAAGTTGAGCAAGCGTCAGAAGCTTATTCTTGAAAAGAC
This window harbors:
- a CDS encoding EF-Tu/IF-2/RF-3 family GTPase yields the protein EGKDDNEMGTTAVKKLVEALDSYIPEPERAIDLPFLMPIEDVFSISGRGTVVTGRVERGIVKVGEEVEIVGIKDTVKTVCTGVEMFRKLLDEGRAGENVGVLLRGTKRDDVERGQVLCKPGSIKPHTKFECEVYVLSKDEGGRHTPFFXGYRPQFYFRTTDVTGSCELPEGVEMVMPGDNVKMEVTLIAPIAMEDGLRFAIREGGRTVGAGVVAKIIE
- the secE gene encoding preprotein translocase subunit SecE; its protein translation is MESKAVQSNSRFDVVKWLVVFVLIAVGVVGNQYFSAESLLYRVLALVGLAIVAVFVALQTARGQRFATLLKEARVEIRKVVWPTRPELVQTTVIVVVFVLVVSLLLWGMDSIISLLVAGFIG
- the nusG gene encoding transcription termination/antitermination protein NusG, translated to MAKRWYVVHAYSGFEKHVMRTLMERIALEGMEDRFGEILVPTEEVVEMRDGKKRKSERKFYPGYVLVQMEMDDGTWHLVKNTPRVLGFIGGTKDKPAPITEREAEAILRRVESGVDKPKPKTLFEPGEVVRVVEGPFADFNGVVEEVDYDKSRVKVAVLIFGRSTPVELEFGQVEKD
- the rplK gene encoding 50S ribosomal protein L11; this encodes MAKKIEAYIKLQVAAGKANPSPPVGPALGQRGVNIMEFCKAFNAQTQDMEAGLPIPTVITVYSDRSFTFITKTPPAPVLLKKAAGVKSGSGRPNTEKVGKVTREQLEEIAKTKEPDLTAADMDAAVRTIAGTARSMGLTVEGV